Below is a genomic region from Vibrio cortegadensis.
CAACGTCGTTGATTAAAGAAGCACGAACGCCAGGATTTTTACCGGCGCCGTTAATACCTCTAACAACATCAATCAATTTTGAATTAGCACTGATATCAACGTCGAAGTTTTTATCACCAAGCGAAACCTGCAGCTTGCCAGGGCCAAATTTAGTATCTTCCGGAATGACATCGGAAGCCACTTTGTGACTCTGAGCAAGCTGCAACACATCGATGGCATATTTACCAGCTATCGCATCTGTTGTTGCAGTTGCTGAGACAACTTCATCATTGGTGGTATCGACTTTTCGAACTGCAAAAGCCTTTTCCTGACGAAAATTTGTCATCAGATTTTTCATCGTATCTAGCGATTCTCTGAGTCGCCCATAAGCACTAATGCTTGAGTCATTCTTCATTCGCTCATTATCGATACGTTGCTGCTTTGGCACACGCTCCGCATCGACAATTTTGCTGACCATGGCATTTATATCCATGCCAGAAGACATCCCCATAGGGCCTAAACTCATTAAATCACCTCAAAAACGACTTATACCTTCTCCACTAGTAATCCGCTACTAGAGGTGTGGGCTGCTAAGCGCCGCAGTATCTCTAACATTTCTTCATCTGGTATCTGACGAATGATATCACCCGTTGTTGCTTCATAAATTGTCACAACATCTCGACCAGACTCTTCGTCCACTTTAAAAGAGACCCCTTTGTTGATGGAAGAAATAAATTCATTCATTTTTTCAACCATCTTCACACGCTGTTCTTTGTTTAGCTCTTGTCGTTCTTTTGCAAGTTCGATTGCAGCTCCAACGGTAACATCGTGTTCTTCCACAACCTTCTCTGGTTGTTTGACCTCTTTAGAACGAGAAACATTAGGTGCGCCACTATTGTTTTCAGAAGCAATTTGTATGCCACTTGGCGAACCGTAAGGCTGGATGTTCGATGTGTAGGATGAAATGTCCATAACAATCTCCCTTCCGCCTCATGGGCTAGTAACAGTCATACCCTTATCTGCTACCACCTTTAAGCTATATGTTTAACTTAGGTGTATTAGCCCAATAAGCTAAGAGCTGCAGATGGTGTCTGCTTCGCTTGAGCTAAGATTGAAGTACTCGCCTGTTGTAGGATTTGAGACTTAGTCATAGCGGTTGTTTCTTTTGCGTAATCCGTATCTTTAATTCGGCTTTGAGATGCGTTTACGTTTTCGTTGATGTTATCAAGGTTGCTGATTGCATGGTCAAAACGGTTTTGGAATGCACCCAGTGACGCACGTTGGCTATCAACACTTTTTAGGGCGCCATCAATAATAGACACCGCTTCTTGTGAACCCGCAACAGATGTTACATCAATATCTTTAACGGTCACATCTTGGCTGCTGCCGATACCAATTTCGCTAGCTAAGCCACCTGAAAATTCAACTTCACCTTCCACTTTTTGAGTTGAAGCAAAAAGCTGTAGTTTACCATTTTCGCCAACCGATGCTTTTACTTCATCGTTTTGACCATTGATGTAAGTCGCAAGCTGCTCTAAATCATCGCCTTGTTTAGCGTTGATTTCGACTTCTTTCTCTTCACCTTGCTTATTAGTATAGGTCATTGTTAGATCAGTATCTTCCGATACTCTCCAACTTGCGTCCTTACCTTCTTCAGCTGCGTAGCTTTTGCCGCCCATTGCCATGGTATCTGAACGCAAGCTATTCATAGAAAGCATAACAGCTTCACCAGAATCAGCGCCGATTTGGAATGATTGAGTACCAAAAGTACCATTTAGAAGTTTGTTACCACCAAATGAAGTCGTTTCCGCGATACGGTTTAGCTCGTCATTAAGTGCTGTTACTTCCTCTTGGATAGCAACACGCTCTGATTTAGAGTTTGAACCATTTGATGATTGTAGCGATAGATCACGCATACGTTGTAGGATGTTGGTTGTTTCATCCATTGCACCTTCTGCTGTTTGTGCAATTGAAATACCGTCATTAGCATTACGAACCGCCATATCTAAACCACGGCTTTGCGCGTTTAAACGGTTAGAAATTTGTAGACCAGCAGCGTCGTCTTTTGCGCTGTTGATTTTATAACCTGAAGACAAACGCTCCATTGATTTTTGAGTACCTTCAGCTGCACCGTTTAGGTAACGCTGTGCGGTCATTGCAGATACGTTTGTATTTACATTTATAGCCATAGTTGATCTCCTTAAGGCATTGTTTGATGGCCTTGGTGTCTCTCACCACACCTCGGCACATCTCATTTCTCTCAATCCCTTTAACGGCCCCTATATTAGAAGCTTTAGGAAAAAAATTAGTTTTTTTGTGTTTTTTTTCAACTAAAAAGAAAAATGTGATCAACTTCTAAACTATTGGGCGATTTCCTCTTAAAAATATCATCTCGTTTCAAACCAAAAGCCAATGATCAAATCGTTCATAAAACGCGCTACACGTATAAATAAACAACACAAAAATCACCCTATGCAGGACATCAAAAAGTGAAAGAAGCGTCTTCAGGCCTAACTTGGGGCGCTATCAGCACCCTATTTTATTATTTCCAATAAAAAACCCAGCCAACGCTGGGTTTTAAACTTTTTAACTATCTCTATTTTAATTCACCTGATTAAAGGTGCTTAAAATCATTAGCCTAGTAGGCTTAACGCTGAGTTAGGCGCTTGTTTCGCTTGAGCAAGAATTGAGCTTGATGCCTGACCAAGAATTTGTGTCTTCGTCATTTGCGTCGTTTCTTTCGCGAAATCGGTATCTTTGATACGGCTCTTAGAAGCATTAACATTTTCGTTAATGTTATCTAAGTTGTTGATTGCATGTTCGAAACGGTTTTGGAAAGCACCCAGTTCTGCACGGTGGCTATCGACATATTTAAGTGCTGCATCAATAACAGCAACAGATTCTTGTGAACCGCCAACCGTTCTTACATCAATAGTATCAACCGTTTCTTTACGACCCGCTTGCATGTCTAGCTCACCAGCAAGGCCGCCAGAGAATTCAACTTCGCCCGATACTTTGTTGCTACCCGCAAACATTTGAAGTGCGCCATCTTCTGTAACTGATGCTTTTACTAAATCTGTTTGACCATTAATGTAAGTAGCAAGTTCTTCGATATCGTCACCCGCTTTCGCGCTGATGTTGATTTCTTGTTCTTGGCCTGCTGTATCAGTCAGCTTAATCGTAAGGTCGTTAGCGTCTGATTTAACTGCCCAATCTTTATCTTTTGTTTCGCCAGCTTGGTAACCTGTACCACCCATTTTTGAGTTATCTGAACGCATATCGCGTAGAGAAAGCATGACCGCTTCACCGTTATCAGCGCCAATTTGGAATGATTTCGTGCCGTGAGTACCATTAAGTAGCTTGTTGCCACCAAATGATGTGGTTTCTGCAATACGGTTTAGTTCATCATTCAGCGCCGTTACTTCTTCTTGAATCGCGACACGCTCAGCTTTTGAGTTTGAGCCGTTTGAAGATTGTAGTGACAAGTCACGCATACGTTGAAGGATGTTGGTTGTTTCATTCATTGCACCTTCTGCTGTTTGTGCAATTGAAATACCGTCATTTGCGTTGCGTACTGCAACATCAAGACCACGGCTTTGTACGTTTAAACGGTTCGAAATTTGTAGACCCGCTGCGTCGTCTTTCGCACTGTTAATTTTGAAGCCTGATGATAGGCGTTCCATTGAGGTTTGCTGAGCACTTGTCGAGTTATTAAGGTGACGCTGTGCTGTCATCGCTGATACGTTAGTATTTACATTCACTGCCATGGTGATTTCTCCAATTGATTTTTCGTTGTAGCGGTTTTCGACGTCTCGAAAAACCAAGTAGTTCTCTCAAAGTTACTTTTAATAACGGCGCTAATTCAAAATGCTTTAGAAGAAAATTAATAAAAATCATCAATAAATTTTATTTATATTTAAAATCAATAACTTAATAAAATTAAAATCTAAAGAAAATCGGTAGCAAAGGAAAGACATAGCCGTGAAGGACGGTGATTTTTTGATATTTCGGAGAGGATGACAAAGATAGTAGTCGTCAGATTATGAGTTT
It encodes:
- the flaG gene encoding flagellar protein FlaG is translated as MDISSYTSNIQPYGSPSGIQIASENNSGAPNVSRSKEVKQPEKVVEEHDVTVGAAIELAKERQELNKEQRVKMVEKMNEFISSINKGVSFKVDEESGRDVVTIYEATTGDIIRQIPDEEMLEILRRLAAHTSSSGLLVEKV
- a CDS encoding flagellin — translated: MAINVNTNVSAMTAQRYLNGAAEGTQKSMERLSSGYKINSAKDDAAGLQISNRLNAQSRGLDMAVRNANDGISIAQTAEGAMDETTNILQRMRDLSLQSSNGSNSKSERVAIQEEVTALNDELNRIAETTSFGGNKLLNGTFGTQSFQIGADSGEAVMLSMNSLRSDTMAMGGKSYAAEEGKDASWRVSEDTDLTMTYTNKQGEEKEVEINAKQGDDLEQLATYINGQNDEVKASVGENGKLQLFASTQKVEGEVEFSGGLASEIGIGSSQDVTVKDIDVTSVAGSQEAVSIIDGALKSVDSQRASLGAFQNRFDHAISNLDNINENVNASQSRIKDTDYAKETTAMTKSQILQQASTSILAQAKQTPSAALSLLG
- a CDS encoding flagellin; translation: MAVNVNTNVSAMTAQRHLNNSTSAQQTSMERLSSGFKINSAKDDAAGLQISNRLNVQSRGLDVAVRNANDGISIAQTAEGAMNETTNILQRMRDLSLQSSNGSNSKAERVAIQEEVTALNDELNRIAETTSFGGNKLLNGTHGTKSFQIGADNGEAVMLSLRDMRSDNSKMGGTGYQAGETKDKDWAVKSDANDLTIKLTDTAGQEQEINISAKAGDDIEELATYINGQTDLVKASVTEDGALQMFAGSNKVSGEVEFSGGLAGELDMQAGRKETVDTIDVRTVGGSQESVAVIDAALKYVDSHRAELGAFQNRFEHAINNLDNINENVNASKSRIKDTDFAKETTQMTKTQILGQASSSILAQAKQAPNSALSLLG